Sequence from the Phragmites australis chromosome 6, lpPhrAust1.1, whole genome shotgun sequence genome:
TTTATGTTTGTCTCGATATAGAGGAACCATCAGATATTAAAAGGGATGGTATAAACTTGTATTCAACCGTGTCAATAAGCTACGTTGAAGCTATTTTGGGCACCATTAAAAAGGTAAATCTTTCTCATTATGATAAACAATTGTTACCCTTAGTGTCAGTCATAGTTCATTGCCTTGTTCAGTAAGCAACTATTTCACTCCCATAGAACTAACGGAACAACTATTGAAGCAAAATAGCTTGGTTGCTTTATTCCAGTTCTGATTTTTAATTGGCAAACCTCAAGTGTGTGTTTCAAGTTCCGCATATAGTGGATCAACATTATTGGCTTATTGGCCTGCTTTACACACACAATGTTCATTGAAAAGAACTGATTGCATTTTAAGTGATATTCCTAACCTAAAGGTACACTAGTTATATCTTCACTTCTGTTTAGTTCTTAATCGCAATGCTagtgtttttcctttttgctaTTGAGATAATTCAGATGTTGTAAAATGAAATTTAAAGCGAGGTGTTTCCTGGCGTTACTTAGCCACTATATTTTACTGAGCAAAATCCAAGACCAGAGGTGGTGATagatactttttttttactttaaatTGATGCCACAGTTTCGTTGGAAGCAAATATATACTAATGAAGAATTGTTAATCATATTACTCGAGCTATGCCCACTGCTAGAGCTCTGGTTACTATGAAGTATGAAGTTGTTTTGTTCAAACAGATTAAAGTTTTTGTTCCTTTTTAACTAATTGTTTTGTAGATGTTTGTTTTATGTATGAAAAGAATTGTCCTTGAAATGATTGTTTTAGTATATAGGTCTGTGTAACCATACCTTTCAAATTCTTTTCGCATGCAGGTCAGAACTGTTGATGGAACTAGTGAACTTTGAATACCTAATATATATAGGTCTGTGTAGCCATACCTTTCAAATTCTTTTCGCATGCAGGTCAGAACTGTTGATGGAACTAGTGAACTTCGAATACCTCCAGGCACCCAACCTGGTGATGTAATTGTCTTAGCGAAGCAAGGTGTTCCATCATTGAATAAGCCATCTATACGTGGTGATCATCTATTCACTGTTAAGGTTACTATACCCAAACGTATAAGGTAAAAATATGTTTTCTGAATTGAGCCTACCTTTTAAATACTTAGCAGTACTTAGAGTTACTGAGCTACATAATCACTCAGCCACTATCTCTGTGAATTACCAAGTTTGTTGTTTATTCCAGTGGGCGTGAAAGGGAGTTACTTGAGGAACTTGCATCTTTGAGTGATGGTGGTTTTGCTCGTACAGCCCCAAAGCCAAAACCCACCAAGCCAAAATGTAAAACATGCTCATTATTCGCTATCTTTCTtgccctccctccctccccctctccccacAGCAAATAattcatttctattttttttatttttactatcaGAAACTAAAGACTCGCATCTGTCATCTGTGTTGCAGCCATACATCAAGAGAAAGAAGTTGGTGCTAGTCAAGAAAATACAGATAAACCTAATGAAGGAGAGGGTGACTGGTTGAAGAAACTTACAGATTTTGCAGGGTAACCTTTTATACTTGATTTCATCACAATGTCATTGCTCACATATGGTGTTTGGGCCATGTATCATTCTAGAGGGCTGTATGCTATTCTTAAAAGCCCTGGTGATACTTTTCCTCTGTTCATTAATTTGTTGTCATTGATCTTGTATTGTTACATTTTTCCTTAAAATATGTGTTAATGATGTAGTGTCATGCTGAAAAAACTCTCATTCTACTGAACATATAGGTGATGTACTATGTCTGTTTTGCTTGTTTGATCTGGTGGTATAAAATCTTGAATTGTGCCCTTTTTGGCATAAACTATGTTAATGGTTTTGGCAACCGTTGGAGTTCCAAATACTCATTAAAAGGGAAAAGTACAAATGTAGTAACAGAAGTTTGAACGTAGATGTTCGCTTCTGTTGAAATTTGAAGTAACCTAACTAAATATTATAATATTGTTGATTGATCTGGTTCCTCAAATATTTGCGTTTGGGGTATCTCCTGTATTTTGACCTAGTTCCTTGTTGAATTCTTTTAGGTCCATTGCCAATGGTGCCACAAAGTGGCTGAAAGACAACCTGTAGGCTGTAAATATTTTCTGCAGGATACACTATCTTCATTTTACCATCGTGCTGTAGTCAAATCTGCAATTCTTCAATTCATTGGGAACACCACGAGCTGTTAACATTCGTTTTGCTGGAGATGCTTAAGATTTACAGGCTGTGAAGTGGCAACGGAGAGACTGGGACTTGCCAACTAATCTAGTTGGCCCATGCTATGTTGTCATTCTTGTAAAGCAAGTTTTTTATATGTAGTTGAAGTTATTATTTCCAATTTCCAAGTGCGTGTACGGGCTGCTGATATCGAACCCAGAGAAGCCACAACattgtaaatatatgttaaTTCCTGCAATAGAGCATCATGAAATCTCGGGTTCTGTTGGTGAGGTTTTTCGTTGACAAAGTTCCGGGTAAACGGACTCATTCTGATTTCTGAAGCCGTGAAGCTTGTGTTGAGGCAAGTCGGTATTCAGTCAGCTGCAGTTGCTTCCCAGCGCTGTTCTGAATATCTGACGCCCCAGACGCTCCAGTGTGCGGCAGGCGCAGCCCTCTCGGGTCACGTCGCGTACAGCCAGTCGGCGCGCGGCGGCCGTCACCACGAGCACCTCGGCTGACGAGTTTTCATTTTGACGTTGCGGAGAGGAGATGGGGCGTGACGCGTAGTCGCTTTTAGTCGGCGGTGCAGTGCCTCCTGCTGCGGGTTCAGGACTTCAGGTGCGAGATGGCTCGGACTTGGTGTGGCATCGAATTTGTGGTCGCATGGTACCTCGGCTCAAACCTTGTGATTCAGAAGAGTGCCGCCTACTGTGAGTATGGCAAGCGAGTGAGAACCTCTACCGCTGAAATATTTGGACGATGCCTCTTCTAGGCAACACTTAGTGTGTTTACCGACTGTGGCCATGACCACTACAGTAACAGCTTCGAAATATTAGTCAACTATAGTTTCAAATTGTCATTTTACAACAAGATACCATTGAAGTAAActctaagaccatctccagcagctacctcaaattttcatcctcaaaaatactattacagcatcctctatcactattacagcgttccttattttttcatctccagcagctaccccatttcttatcttctactcctctttttctctttctggacccgtctgtcagcctctgtgaacagtgttgATACAGTACCGCTACAGTACTTGCTACAGTACCCGACGCGTTTTCCTTCGTCCGGGCCCGCTGGCAGTCACTGGGAGCAGCGTTggtacagtactgctacagtagctacagtgaTACGCGCTGCTACAGTAGTCCGCAAAATACAGACCCCGGCTCtctctccgcaacactgtagcgtcGCTGTTtgacactgtagcactggatgcGGTATCTGCTGGGTGCattttccagtgctacagtactttacggagtactgtagcactggatactaCCTTTGCTGGAGTTGGTCTAAGAAGTTTCAGTAACCTCAAGGAAACTTCGACAAGGAGTCCTAGTATCAGTCCTCTCTCGAGCTCGCTCTGAGCAAAAGCAAGACTGCAGCTACTACAGGCAGGGACACCATTAGCAGAGCTTGCACGATGTTTGGCCTTGTGATGTCAGGGAGCAGAATGCTTCCGTACTTTATAGCCGCGGCGCCACCAACGGATCCGAGGACCAATGTCCACAGGTAGCTGGAGTCATCCTGTTTAAACATGAGAGGAAAAACGGACTCAATAGCCAAGACCCGTTGCTTGAAAAAGCACAAACGAATTGCTGTTCAGACAAAACATCAAGTATGAAAATGTATGGAATCCTAGTATACAAAATTGGAGTTAAATATTATGGAATGGTTACTGAAACTGAAGGTCTCGAGCAAGCCATTTCGTTACTTCAGATATCTATATGCTCACTAGAGATCAAAGTGCCATCTATCCTTTCTTTTTTGGCTTATTGTGCTATCTAATTAGCTAGGTGCCTATTCGATACAATATGGCCTCATTCGTGTAGAATTCAACCTTCGATCAAAATATTCTCACAAGAAACAGTGATATACACCATCTCAAAAGGTCACGTCGGGATCTTCCAACAGGTTGCTATGGAGTGCGAATTCGCGCTACATTATCATGAGAAAGCCTAATTGTATCCAAATCCTGTGGCCTATCTGTTAATGGAATGGGCAGTAACCACTGCGAGTCCGCGATAGACGACGAGTGGATTAGAAGTGAGAGCCAAGCCAGTAACCGAGACAGCCGCGGCAGTCGGAGAAGGTGAAGCGTACGATGCGTTTGGAATTGGGCGCGGAGGCAGTCAATGCGAAGGCTCAAGAGACGGTGACGAGATTGGGGAGGAGCTACTGACCTTCAGGATTCGCCCGACGCCCGCGTCCGTTTCGGCCTCAGCCGGGTCGCGCCGGGAGAGACGTGCGCGGCCGCTGTTCCTCGCAGCTGAGGCTCCGGCCGGGCGGGGGCTATGCCGGCAGCTCACGCGGAAGAAGCTGCTGCGGTGCGGCGCCAGGGTGGACTTGGGCTCGGCGGCTCGGGGTGGCGCGGCTGGAGTGGCCACGGCGACCGCGCAGGCACCCGCCATCGAGGCAAGACTGACTCCAGAGTGCTGCCCCAACTACCGAACGGCAAGCAACCACAAATGGGCTCCGATGGAGCGCATCAGTTTTTTTACGTTATCCGGAACCGAGGCACCAGCCTTGTCGCTGGACGAGCATTGAGCACCATGTACACCGCTTCAGTATTCCCGAAACAACATGACGCACTTCATTTGCATTCATGCAAACAACGAGCCATATTTTGATATCTATCCTCAACAAATGTTCTACAAAACTGACATAATTTATCACAACATCGTCAAAACTGCTAGACAGCGGTACAACTTTGGAATAGCACTACGGTGTACACCGGAAACTCATTCCTCACTCTTATAGAACCTTCATGCTGCTTCTAATGAACCACCAGTACAACTAAAAAACCAGCATAACTGCATAACAAGTACGGCCTGGCATTGGCATCCCACAGAATCAGAGTTAGAAGTGGGTTTTCCGCTTCCTCCCTGTGTACTTTGTGTCTGCGGGTACATCATGTCCTCTTCTTCGCAGCTGCTCCTTTTTCCTCAAGAGCCAATCCTTACCTTTGCTGTTCTTTTTCGTCTTTTGCCTCTTCTTTGGCCTATTTCTTTCGTATATGCCGACCTGCATCAAGATTAAAATTTCCTTCATTGCTGGTATAACACCAGGGCATGATCACATGGTACAATAATCATATGATACGGGAACATAAAAcggagaagaacaagaaaactaTGATCCTATGATGACTTTGATCAAGCACAACTATTTAGCTACCACATCAAAGGCAACAACAGTATCTATAGTACCTAAACATCTAGGAACTACTAGGCAATACCAAAGAAGCAAGTTATAGATTGGTAGAAAGACCTCCAAAGACTACATTTGATATTTCCTATCCACAAGTGGCTATATGATCTGTTTAATCAGGTAACTATAATTTCTGGTGTAGCAAGTTCATACTAACTGGATTGCTTCAATCTGAGCTTCATTCATAAACAGAGTACCATCTGATAGTATTAAAGAAAGAAGTTCGGGATAAAAATACCAAATAATGTAATAGACAATGGAGAAAATGAGAATTCatcaaaaaaggaaaataggTCCATGATGTATGAACAACATATTAGTTCAGTTAAGTGTCAGCTTACTGTTCGgtcaccatcttcatcattgctctcgtcatcatcatcactgcaCATCTCACCATCTTCACCTTTACCCTTTGGAAGCGATGTTTGAAGAGACGGCAGGCCACAAGTGAGGACAAGGTAGGACTTCTTCGCTTTTGAACTGTCAGAAGAAACACATGCCCATAATTGCATAAACACGAAACTTATAGGACTTTCTGTGCTATGAAACAATCGAATCCTTACCTATGAGGCCAGTCAACGACCACTCCACCAGCAAAACCAGCACGCATGGCATAAGTCACAATCATTTCACTCTGCTTCACATTATCAGCATAAAATTGTAGAACAGCTCTTGCTCCTCTTGCTAGGCATCTGTATAATGATCCAAAGAAAGCCCTGCAAATTATACATGTCAAGGTTAAAAATTGGTTGCAGACAACCTAAGAAAAACAGCACAACATAACTTGAAGTACACACTTTAACCGCAATCTTGGATCGTGAGAAGACTTGTCAGCATTGCATAACCACTGCACATATAAGGCAAACAAAAGGCATAGTTGTGAACTAAGGAATTAAGAATGAGATAAACATTATCAGTTAGTTGCAGGACTTAAAGGTTAAAGGTTACCTGAACTGCTGAAATACTAATTGCACCGTCAATTACTCCTGGTCGCAAGCCCAAGCCCTGGAACGTGAATTAATACGAATATAATAACCTAAAGTAAGACAAGTAACGGACTGTGGTGAAGTAACTGCGAACAGGTTCACATAGTTGTATTAAGCAAATATCAACAAACATGATAAAATTCCTAATTCAGAAAGTCCAGCATGtgcaataaaaagaaaaatcattcgGCAATTTTAGGCTTATGCGACAAGCAAATTATACAATTTTCAGGTTCTTGGATTCCATATTTCTTCTcacttcacaaaaaaaaaaattgaactttgAAGGCCCTTTTATGTTTACAGTGCGATCAGGTTTGATTCTAAGAACTATCATGGTCAATAATGCAAGTGATGTGCAATATTATTATTACCAGGGATGACTTCTACCACTTATCATGTATTACTCATATTAGTATTAGAAATTGTACAAGCCGTGCAGGCTTACAACATACACCATTAACATAATGtctgaaacaaaaaaattcttaaCCAGTTCACTGGCATAATGCTCATCACACCTGGCCCATGTCTGCAAGTAGGAGGTCGCCCTCTGTTTCACGCTCCAAGGCAACATCTGTGCAAAAGATTGAAGTTCTAAAAAAGTAAACAGGTAACAGACCAAGATACCGACAAAGCTCCCTCTTCTAAACTCCCATTCCCCTTCCCAATTGTTGCCAAACAAGCTGCAAAAGAAAGGAACAAAGAGAGTTCCTCACCGAGCATCGACTTTGAAATATCATAGCCAATCCAGTGGTGTCCATCCTCTGTCAATGTCTCACCACTAAGTCCAGAGCCGCATCCTGCCAATCACAACACACAAACTACCAACGTAAGTAAGAATTTCCAAAATAAAATCACATATACACATCCCCATCATTTATCAATGCAAGCAACGTAGTGTTGTATGCTCTAACCTATGCGACTGCAAGTCGAGAATTCTCTAACAAAAAAAGCCATCCTACGTGAGATGTCATGAAGTGGAAGAGAATAAGCTGACCTATGTCGAGAAGCAGCTTGGGGACGCCATCGTTGGGGAGAGCAAGCAACTCCAGCGCCCTCTCGGAAATCCTCGCCTGAAAGAAGGTATGATTACTCGTTTCAGCACCGCGAAATCGGCGAAGCTCGAATCAAACGGGTAGGTGCTTCGCTTGCTCACCTGGATTTCGATGATACGGGAGGAGGTCGTGTACTTGCGGGCCTCCGCCTCGTTGTAGAACACGTCCGGCGGCGCCTGCACCTCCGGCCGAGgcatcttctctctctttccttccCCTCTCCTCGGTTTCTCACTTCGcgcaaccgccgccgccgccgccgaggtgggtGGTGCTCGCGCGCCGCAATGCCGCTGTGCTCCCGAGGGCTCTCTCTCGCGGAGGTGGTTCCCACGCTGCACGTTTACTGGGCTCTTAATGGGCCGTGGAGGGCcgatttttaattttatatttcgaaaataaaaaattacaaaaatagacatTCATTGTCCTTTTCGTTTTTTATTGTCTAGATCATATTTTTGTATGATTTTTTTGTATACCCttaattttcataattatttttatattattttgaattttgagagtaatagaattttattttttattttttaggcaATAGTATCATGTTGGAAggataatatatttatttttttatctattatcCGTTGGAACGAAGGTGTAGTCTATTTTTCGATTTTTTCAAACAGAtgtctatttatatattttttattttcgaaatattaaaataaaaagctCCAGAATTCTGGGCCCTAAACTCTAGCAGAAAACAACCGGCCCAGTAACGCATCGCCTCTATAAAGTCTCGCACCCGTCTAGGGCAACGACTGaaacagccgccgccgccgccgccgccgccgacgacgaCTCAGCCGAGAGGCGCCCTCGTTTCATCCCGACTTGTACGAGCACCagcgctccgccgccgccgccatgggtAACgatcttctcctcttcctctcgaTCTCCACTCGTGCTGCAGCCCTATAGGAATCGCCGTATTGAGTGGGTTTTGACGGGTTTCTGCTGCTGTGGTGGCGCGCAGGTAAGGTTCACGGCTCGCTGGCCCGCGCGGGGAAGGTGCGGGGGCAGACGCCCAAGGTGGCGAAGcaggacaagaagaagaggccaCGCGGCCGCGCTCACAAGCGGATGCAGTACAACCGCCGCTTCGTCACCGCCGTCGTCGGCTTCGGCAAGAAGCGCGGCCCCAACTCCTCCGAGAAGTAGATCTAGCTAGGCCAGCCGCCTGATTCATACGCATGGCTTCCTGGCCCCTTTGATTTTTTTGTTCCCCAGTAGTTTCATTGTAGTAATCAAGATTTTGGTGATGCACTGATAACAAGTTAAAGACCTAAGCAACATTCTCTATCGATGGTACTGGAATCTCATCAAGTATGATATGCATCATTTGGTTGAGTAAAAATAAATGACAGTgagtgtctctctctctctctctctctctctctctctctctctctctctctctctgatcaaGTTGCTTGTGGTGGTGAACTGgtgatcttttttgttttctggaATGTTGGAGACATGTCTGAGTAGTTCGTGGTGGTCTGAATTTTAACAGCAAATTTGCTTGCTTAGTATAGCACAAGAATCTGATTGTTAGTCTAGTTTGTTTCAGTTTATTCTGCGTGGACACACTAAAATTGGTAGCAGTGAAATATGATTGTGCATTTTTTATCAGTATTCTTGCAAGTATGATGTTGCCTTTGAATCATATGATATCCTCCACTCCACAGTAACACATAACGATCATATGCCTAGCTAGCTGATCTGCCGTGTGCTAGTTTGGCTATGCGATACAGATTGCAGTATATTTTGTGTTTCATTTTTGGTGAAGTGTTTGCTTCTAAATTGAAGCAGGTTAGCTTCTGATTTGTTTTGGTTATGGAGAGTTTCCCAGCAAATCTTAAGTTGGTGAGATTGAAGTCTCTTTGATTGGCTTGCTTTGCATATGGAGGGATGCTCTTGAAGCCACCTTTTTTCCTCTGTTTTAACTGATGCCTCACCTTGCCGTTCAAAGGGAAAAAAACTGACAGCGAGTGCCTTTAATCAAGTTGCCTGTGGTGATGATCCATTTGGTTATCTGGAATGTCTGCACTAGTACAACAGATCCTGGAACAATGGCGGAAACGGTCTCAGGCAGGTTTTCCCCTCCTGGCAAAGCGTTTAGGTGCAGTCAGTTACTATGTCGCTAAATATGATTCTTGTATATCACCTCATGCAGTTTGGGTcgcatttttcttcttttttggtcgGTGATTAAGCTGTGTAATCTTGTTAAACTCCACTTCTCTTAATGAAACGCGTGCATTGCACGTTTTCGAAAAAAGTCTGGAATGTTGGAAACATGTCTGAGTAGG
This genomic interval carries:
- the LOC133920989 gene encoding uncharacterized protein LOC133920989, coding for MAGACAVAVATPAAPPRAAEPKSTLAPHRSSFFRVSCRHSPRPAGASAARNSGRARLSRRDPAEAETDAGVGRILKDDSSYLWTLVLGSVGGAAAIKYGSILLPDITRPNIVQALLMVSLPVVAAVLLLLRASSRED
- the LOC133920987 gene encoding 18S rRNA (guanine-N(7))-methyltransferase RID2-like; the protein is MPRPEVQAPPDVFYNEAEARKYTTSSRIIEIQARISERALELLALPNDGVPKLLLDIGCGSGLSGETLTEDGHHWIGYDISKSMLDVALERETEGDLLLADMGQGLGLRPGVIDGAISISAVQWLCNADKSSHDPRLRLKAFFGSLYRCLARGARAVLQFYADNVKQSEMIVTYAMRAGFAGGVVVDWPHSSKAKKSYLVLTCGLPSLQTSLPKGKGEDGEMCSDDDDESNDEDGDRTVGIYERNRPKKRQKTKKNSKGKDWLLRKKEQLRRRGHDVPADTKYTGRKRKTHF
- the LOC133920990 gene encoding small ribosomal subunit protein eS30z/eS30y/eS30x-like, whose amino-acid sequence is MGKVHGSLARAGKVRGQTPKVAKQDKKKRPRGRAHKRMQYNRRFVTAVVGFGKKRGPNSSEK